Proteins from one Dysgonomonas sp. HDW5A genomic window:
- a CDS encoding DUF3440 domain-containing protein, translating into MNIQKNRNVYEMAIERIEYIFSNFENIYVSFSGGKDSGVMLNLILDYMRTHHIKRKISVLYIDVEASYSKTVEFIEEMFLDNLDLINPYWVCLPMITTNAVSMYEPYWIFWDRNKQEKWVRPMPTHEFIINENNNPLDFYKKDMTFEDFITLFGDWLANRYSSKKVACLVGIRSDESLNRYHAINRKDKSSYHDKRYSTRITELTYNFYPIYDWNVEDIWVYNGKFHKPYNRIYDLFYKAGIPLSKMRICEPYGDEQKAGLSLFKVLEPETWIKVVDRVSGANFGNIYCGTKASGARRIDLPEGHTWRTYCKFLLNTLPKETRNIYVRKFRKFIRYWNKVGSPVADEDILQLDENIIINTHTFSNRGTKDKYVIKFRSIPDVLPGLDNKTDFLSWKRMCMAIIKNDITCHSLSFALTKKQILRQQELIRKYNEML; encoded by the coding sequence ATGAATATTCAAAAAAACAGAAATGTTTACGAAATGGCTATTGAGCGCATTGAGTATATTTTTTCAAACTTCGAGAATATTTATGTTTCTTTTTCAGGAGGAAAGGATAGCGGAGTAATGCTGAATCTGATTCTCGACTACATGAGGACCCACCATATAAAACGAAAAATATCCGTTTTATATATTGATGTCGAAGCATCATACTCGAAGACCGTAGAGTTTATTGAGGAAATGTTTCTTGACAATCTTGATCTCATAAATCCTTATTGGGTATGTTTACCTATGATCACAACTAATGCCGTTTCGATGTATGAGCCTTACTGGATTTTTTGGGATCGAAACAAGCAGGAGAAGTGGGTACGACCAATGCCTACACACGAATTTATTATCAACGAGAATAACAATCCTCTTGACTTTTACAAGAAGGATATGACTTTCGAAGATTTCATCACTTTGTTTGGCGATTGGCTGGCAAATCGGTACTCATCAAAAAAAGTAGCCTGTTTAGTAGGTATCCGTTCAGATGAAAGTCTCAACCGATACCATGCCATAAACAGAAAAGATAAATCATCATATCACGATAAAAGATATTCAACCCGTATTACCGAATTGACATATAACTTCTATCCTATCTACGATTGGAATGTGGAGGATATATGGGTTTATAATGGAAAATTTCACAAACCGTATAATCGTATCTATGACCTGTTTTACAAAGCGGGAATACCTCTTTCAAAAATGAGGATATGCGAACCTTATGGGGATGAACAGAAAGCAGGATTGAGCCTCTTCAAAGTATTGGAGCCCGAAACATGGATCAAGGTAGTAGATCGTGTTAGCGGGGCTAATTTCGGAAATATTTATTGTGGAACAAAGGCGTCGGGAGCCAGACGTATTGATTTGCCCGAAGGACATACGTGGAGAACTTATTGTAAATTTTTACTGAATACTTTGCCCAAAGAAACGCGAAATATATATGTCCGAAAATTCCGAAAATTTATTCGTTACTGGAATAAAGTCGGATCGCCCGTTGCCGATGAAGATATTCTTCAGTTAGATGAAAATATAATCATTAATACACATACTTTTAGTAACAGAGGAACTAAAGATAAATACGTGATTAAATTCAGAAGTATACCCGATGTTTTGCCCGGTCTTGACAATAAAACTGATTTTTTATCATGGAAACGTATGTGTATGGCAATTATTAAAAATGATATAACCTGTCATTCGCTGTCATTCGCACTTACAAAAAAACAAATACTAAGACAACAAGAATTGATTCGTAAATACAATGAAATGCTATGA
- a CDS encoding ParB N-terminal domain-containing protein, which produces MKDNIRATVDQLCQYIENTPDVEKKIDTLNYIRAMLHRVSPLKHHPVDFIAWEKSENIEGNNYNPNSVAPPEMRLLITSIEEDGYTMPIVTSPENESLRIVDGFHRRQSEIKSTKISTSTYGRLPVTFIREEQRGLSDRMACTIRHNRARGAHNIDLLSSIVRELTLIGKSPKWIAKNIGMDMDEILRLKQLTGIAALFADEDFSISRE; this is translated from the coding sequence ATGAAAGATAATATACGGGCAACGGTCGATCAACTATGTCAATACATAGAAAATACTCCCGATGTCGAAAAAAAAATAGATACTTTAAATTACATCCGTGCTATGCTACATAGAGTAAGCCCACTGAAACATCACCCTGTTGATTTTATCGCTTGGGAAAAATCAGAGAATATAGAAGGCAATAACTATAATCCAAATAGTGTAGCTCCTCCTGAGATGAGATTATTAATTACATCCATAGAGGAAGATGGCTATACAATGCCCATCGTTACCAGTCCTGAAAATGAATCATTACGGATTGTAGACGGATTTCATCGAAGGCAATCGGAAATAAAATCAACAAAAATATCAACTAGTACATATGGTAGATTGCCAGTAACCTTTATACGTGAGGAACAGCGAGGGCTAAGCGATAGAATGGCGTGTACAATACGTCATAACAGAGCCAGAGGGGCACATAATATTGATCTGTTATCAAGTATTGTCAGAGAACTGACCCTAATTGGAAAATCGCCCAAATGGATCGCTAAAAACATAGGGATGGACATGGATGAGATACTTCGCCTCAAACAATTAACCGGTATAGCAGCTTTATTTGCTGATGAGGATTTCTCGATAAGCAGAGAGTAG
- a CDS encoding DUF3667 domain-containing protein — protein MNKTSHRCANCNNAVKGDFCNRCGQSIKVSRINLSHLVEELQFSFLHINKGMLYTIKELLLRPGYTIKAYLSGKRVKYFKPFGFLLIWGSIYSLVLHFFNVYPDSEVNQQDNPIFDNDFIYNWYYSHYSIVQLLIIPFYALSSYILYRKSNYNYIEHLVIYSYTDGIKVIILILLYPLFYYTHSKDVYSITLAILYLYNTYVLVQLFKTSSWTKAILKAVLSIILTLVVASITIIAILEGIHHFLKVF, from the coding sequence ATGAATAAGACATCTCATCGCTGTGCGAATTGTAATAATGCTGTAAAAGGAGATTTTTGTAATAGATGTGGACAATCGATTAAAGTCTCTCGCATTAATTTGTCCCACCTTGTTGAAGAACTGCAATTCAGTTTCTTGCATATAAACAAAGGGATGCTCTACACAATAAAGGAATTGTTACTAAGACCCGGATACACAATAAAAGCCTACTTAAGCGGTAAAAGAGTAAAATATTTCAAACCTTTTGGTTTCCTTCTTATATGGGGGTCAATTTATAGCTTGGTACTTCATTTCTTTAATGTATATCCTGACTCCGAAGTCAATCAACAGGATAATCCGATTTTTGATAATGACTTTATCTACAATTGGTATTACTCTCACTACTCCATAGTTCAGCTTCTCATAATACCTTTTTATGCTTTATCGTCTTATATCCTATATCGAAAAAGCAACTATAATTATATTGAACATTTAGTAATATACTCTTATACAGACGGTATAAAAGTAATTATTCTGATATTGCTTTACCCTTTATTTTATTACACCCACTCAAAAGATGTATATTCAATTACATTAGCGATTCTCTATCTATATAACACGTACGTTCTGGTACAATTATTCAAAACCTCATCATGGACTAAGGCAATTTTAAAGGCTGTACTAAGTATCATTTTAACTCTGGTCGTTGCTTCTATTACAATAATAGCTATTCTGGAAGGTATTCATCATTTTCTAAAAGTATTCTGA
- a CDS encoding MBL fold metallo-hydrolase: MWVTLSVIGVLVIIVFIFLQQAKFGKTPSGDRLIRVQNSTHYKDGKFQNQSLTPQLTGEKGYVGVMYDFLFGGHKRVKPVDEIPSMKTDLLTLDKSEDILVWFGHSSYFIQIDGKRILVDPVFSGTASPVSFTTKAFKGTDRYGVDDLPNIDYLFISHDHWDHLDYETIIKLKPKVGKIICSLGVGEHFEYWGFDMNKIVEMDWDEDTALDSGFAAYCLPARHFSGRGLSPKQSLWSSFLLQTPTFKIYIGGDSGYDSHFATIGKRFEGIDLAILENGQYGEGWKYIHMMPEQVLKASKDLNAKRLLPVHSSKFALSTHPWDEPLIRITEANKDNEQDLITPMIGETVHLKDSTQTFRQWWIGIE; this comes from the coding sequence ATGTGGGTAACCCTTTCTGTTATAGGTGTTTTAGTAATTATCGTATTTATATTTTTACAACAAGCCAAATTTGGTAAAACTCCATCGGGTGATCGATTGATAAGAGTTCAAAATTCAACTCATTACAAAGACGGGAAATTTCAGAATCAGAGCCTTACTCCCCAGTTAACAGGCGAAAAGGGATATGTTGGAGTAATGTATGATTTTTTATTCGGAGGCCATAAGCGAGTTAAACCCGTAGATGAAATACCTTCTATGAAGACCGATTTATTAACTCTCGATAAGAGTGAAGATATCTTGGTTTGGTTCGGACATTCTTCCTATTTTATTCAGATAGATGGTAAACGTATTCTGGTTGACCCTGTTTTTAGTGGTACAGCATCACCTGTTTCATTCACTACCAAAGCCTTTAAAGGTACAGACCGTTATGGTGTAGACGACCTTCCGAATATCGACTATTTATTTATCTCTCATGATCATTGGGATCACCTCGATTATGAGACAATAATAAAATTGAAACCTAAGGTTGGTAAAATAATCTGCAGTTTAGGTGTAGGAGAACATTTCGAATATTGGGGCTTCGATATGAACAAAATAGTTGAAATGGATTGGGATGAGGACACAGCTTTAGATTCAGGATTTGCTGCTTATTGCTTGCCGGCACGTCATTTCTCTGGAAGAGGTCTATCTCCTAAACAATCATTGTGGTCATCTTTTCTTTTGCAGACCCCAACATTTAAAATATACATCGGAGGTGATAGTGGCTATGACTCTCACTTTGCAACAATAGGCAAACGCTTCGAAGGTATCGACTTGGCTATTCTCGAAAATGGTCAGTATGGAGAAGGCTGGAAATACATTCATATGATGCCCGAACAGGTATTGAAAGCATCTAAAGATTTAAATGCAAAACGATTGTTGCCTGTACATTCATCTAAATTTGCTTTGTCAACTCATCCATGGGATGAACCTTTAATAAGAATCACCGAAGCAAATAAAGATAACGAACAAGATCTCATTACTCCTATGATCGGTGAAACGGTACATCTAAAAGATTCTACCCAGACATTCCGCCAATGGTGGATAGGTATTGAGTGA
- a CDS encoding substrate-binding domain-containing protein, producing the protein MRNSIIIFCILLSILQTACRLDKKSEYVVGVSQCSDDLWRETVNGEILREASFFQNMQVNIKTVKDDTRQQIKDIESFIDAGVDLLIVSPNESTAITPIIQKAYRSGIPVILLDRKIDTDDYTAYVGADNYQLAYELGLYVSDVLKEKGNVVIMRGWKGSTADDERYRGFMDAIGKYPNIKIIAEKRGDFLKNVAEQQMEEVFKNHESVDLVFAMNDPMALGVHNAAMKYSGKSPFIVGIDALPGEGGGIESIQKGLIDASFIYPTGGDKVIDIASRILNKESFDKENILYTAVVDKSNVRVLQLQTNQIFEHQHKFDKMNSLLDKSLLQYSNQRTLFYISLIALCLITLLLFLAYKAYKAKSRANTQLERQNEEIKRQAEILTEQKEQLISLSKQLEEATHAKLVFFTNISHEFKTPLSLILGPVEALLAEDKLTAEQRELLTLVKRNSNRLLHLISEIIEFRSYENGKMKTHFSNNDLKTFLEDLTPLFYDSIKRKQITLSVETESSEFQMWFDKEKVEKIYFNLLSNALKHVNKEGIININLRKEVIEDTEYAKLSVFNSGSFIPQDERQNIFDRFYKIDSRDGSTGIGLALTSTLVDIHRGKIYVESKQEEGTTFYVLLPFNQEDNGSDKSTAYEKGYTQARLELDSVVIEDEILPESNLQGDKPLVLIIEDNADMRSFMHHILNHEYTVIEAEDGEDGLKKAKKYIPDLIISDVMMPQKDGFEVCHYLKENISTSHIPVILLTACSLDEQKVIGFESGADAYIPKPFNANLLNIRVRKLIENRQKIKEAFGHSLVNDTKKTTLAESEQSFIDSFRSYVESHISDSELNLDDVAKSIGLSKSQLYRKIKSLTNYSPNELIRIIRLKYAKHLLNTKSKTISEVAYEAGFSSPSYFTKCFKEFYDESPTAYLDKINK; encoded by the coding sequence ATGAGAAACAGCATAATTATCTTTTGTATTCTGCTTTCCATTTTGCAAACTGCATGCCGATTGGATAAAAAGTCGGAATATGTGGTTGGAGTTTCTCAATGCAGCGACGACCTCTGGAGAGAAACAGTTAATGGAGAGATTCTGAGAGAAGCTTCTTTTTTTCAGAATATGCAAGTCAACATAAAAACCGTAAAAGACGATACCCGGCAACAGATAAAAGATATCGAATCTTTTATTGATGCAGGCGTAGATCTTCTTATTGTTTCACCTAATGAGTCTACTGCTATTACTCCCATTATACAGAAAGCTTACAGATCGGGTATTCCTGTTATTCTTTTAGACCGGAAAATAGATACTGATGATTATACAGCCTATGTAGGTGCCGATAATTATCAGCTGGCCTACGAGCTTGGTTTATATGTTTCCGATGTTCTCAAAGAAAAAGGAAATGTTGTTATAATGAGAGGCTGGAAAGGTTCTACAGCCGATGACGAGCGTTATAGAGGTTTTATGGATGCTATAGGCAAGTATCCCAATATAAAGATCATAGCCGAAAAACGGGGTGACTTTCTGAAAAATGTTGCAGAACAACAGATGGAAGAAGTTTTTAAGAATCATGAATCTGTTGATCTGGTTTTTGCGATGAACGACCCTATGGCTCTCGGTGTACATAATGCAGCAATGAAATATAGTGGAAAATCTCCCTTTATTGTTGGTATCGATGCACTTCCCGGCGAGGGTGGGGGCATCGAAAGTATCCAAAAGGGATTGATCGATGCTTCTTTTATTTATCCGACAGGAGGCGATAAGGTCATTGATATTGCCAGCCGTATTTTAAACAAAGAGTCTTTCGATAAAGAGAATATCCTTTACACGGCAGTTGTAGATAAGAGCAATGTGCGTGTATTGCAATTACAAACCAATCAGATATTCGAGCATCAACATAAGTTTGATAAAATGAATAGTCTTTTAGATAAAAGCCTGTTGCAATATTCCAATCAGCGGACTCTTTTTTATATTTCGTTGATTGCTTTATGTCTGATTACCTTATTACTATTTCTAGCCTATAAGGCTTATAAAGCCAAAAGCCGAGCCAATACACAATTGGAACGACAAAATGAAGAAATAAAACGTCAGGCCGAAATTCTTACCGAACAAAAAGAACAACTGATCTCTTTATCCAAACAATTGGAAGAAGCTACTCACGCCAAATTAGTATTCTTTACCAATATTTCGCACGAATTCAAAACACCTTTGTCTCTTATTCTGGGTCCTGTAGAAGCTTTGCTTGCTGAGGATAAATTGACCGCAGAACAAAGAGAGTTGCTAACATTAGTCAAACGTAACAGTAATCGTCTATTACATCTTATTTCTGAAATAATAGAATTCAGAAGTTATGAAAATGGGAAGATGAAAACCCACTTTTCCAACAACGATTTAAAGACTTTTCTGGAAGATCTTACCCCTTTGTTTTATGATTCCATAAAGAGAAAGCAAATTACCTTATCTGTCGAGACAGAAAGTTCGGAATTTCAGATGTGGTTTGATAAAGAAAAGGTCGAGAAAATTTATTTCAATCTCTTATCAAATGCACTAAAGCATGTGAATAAGGAAGGTATAATAAATATAAATTTAAGGAAAGAGGTTATTGAAGATACTGAATATGCAAAACTATCGGTTTTTAATAGCGGCTCGTTTATTCCCCAAGACGAACGACAGAATATATTCGATCGTTTCTATAAAATAGATTCTCGTGACGGTAGTACAGGAATCGGGCTTGCTCTGACAAGTACTTTGGTCGATATTCATCGGGGTAAGATATACGTTGAAAGCAAGCAGGAGGAAGGCACTACATTTTATGTCTTGCTGCCATTCAATCAGGAAGATAACGGATCGGATAAATCAACTGCCTATGAAAAGGGTTATACTCAAGCCCGATTAGAATTAGACTCCGTAGTTATAGAGGACGAAATTTTGCCTGAAAGTAATTTGCAAGGAGATAAGCCGCTTGTACTTATTATCGAAGATAATGCAGATATGCGAAGCTTTATGCATCATATTCTCAATCACGAGTATACTGTAATAGAAGCTGAGGATGGCGAAGACGGACTTAAAAAGGCTAAGAAATATATTCCCGATCTAATAATCAGTGATGTAATGATGCCCCAAAAAGATGGATTTGAAGTATGTCATTACTTAAAAGAAAATATTTCAACCAGCCATATACCGGTAATCTTGTTGACAGCTTGCTCGCTCGATGAGCAGAAAGTAATAGGTTTCGAAAGTGGTGCCGATGCTTATATACCGAAGCCTTTCAATGCTAATTTGCTAAATATAAGGGTTAGAAAACTAATCGAAAACAGGCAAAAGATAAAAGAAGCTTTTGGACACAGCTTGGTCAATGACACGAAGAAAACGACTTTGGCTGAAAGTGAACAGAGTTTTATAGATAGCTTTAGAAGTTATGTAGAATCTCATATTTCCGATTCGGAGTTGAATCTCGATGATGTAGCGAAAAGTATCGGATTATCTAAATCTCAATTATATCGAAAAATAAAGTCGCTTACCAATTATTCGCCTAATGAATTAATAAGGATTATTCGTCTGAAATATGCTAAGCATTTATTGAATACTAAGAGTAAAACAATTTCGGAGGTTGCCTACGAAGCTGGGTTCTCGTCACCTTCATATTTTACAAAATGTTTTAAGGAGTTTTATGATGAAAGCCCAACCGCTTACTTGGATAAAATAAATAAGTAA
- a CDS encoding carbohydrate kinase: MKNTVVGLGEILWDVFPERKVLGGAPANFAYHASQFGFNGYAVSAIGDDLLGKEILTSLEEKGLNYLLEKTDYPTGTVQVTLNKAGVPQYEICENVAWDNIPFTARTENLAKSTQTVCFGSLAQRNSVSRETIRKFIAAMPEDSLKIFDINLRLNFYSKEIIHESLEMSNMMKINDEEVIKVANLYGWKGDEQEICGRLLEDYKLDILVLTKGTDGSFVFTPRQTSYQPTPKVHVADTVGAGDSFTAAFVAAYLHGERIEDAHQLAVEVSAYVCLQHGAMPKLADSYLELFRK, translated from the coding sequence ATGAAAAATACAGTAGTAGGATTAGGCGAAATCCTTTGGGATGTATTTCCCGAAAGAAAAGTTCTGGGGGGTGCCCCTGCCAACTTTGCTTATCATGCTTCGCAGTTTGGCTTTAATGGCTATGCTGTAAGTGCAATTGGAGATGATCTGTTAGGCAAAGAAATTCTAACCAGTCTCGAAGAAAAAGGATTGAATTATTTATTAGAGAAGACCGATTATCCGACAGGAACTGTTCAGGTGACATTAAATAAAGCAGGCGTTCCTCAATATGAAATTTGTGAGAATGTAGCCTGGGATAATATTCCCTTTACTGCACGCACCGAGAATCTGGCAAAAAGCACACAAACAGTATGTTTTGGTTCTTTGGCTCAACGAAACAGTGTATCTCGTGAGACAATCCGTAAGTTTATAGCTGCAATGCCCGAAGATAGTCTGAAGATATTCGATATTAATCTGCGTCTCAATTTTTATTCAAAAGAGATTATACATGAATCTCTGGAGATGTCGAATATGATGAAGATCAATGACGAAGAAGTTATCAAAGTAGCTAATCTCTATGGATGGAAAGGTGATGAGCAGGAAATCTGCGGCAGGCTTCTCGAAGATTATAAGCTGGATATACTGGTGCTTACAAAAGGAACAGATGGTAGTTTTGTATTTACCCCCCGTCAGACTTCTTATCAGCCCACCCCTAAAGTGCATGTGGCTGATACGGTCGGAGCAGGCGATTCTTTTACAGCCGCCTTTGTAGCAGCTTATCTGCATGGCGAACGTATCGAAGATGCACATCAACTGGCTGTTGAGGTATCGGCTTATGTTTGCTTGCAACACGGCGCTATGCCTAAATTGGCGGACTCTTATTTGGAATTGTTCAGAAAATAA